In the genome of Halobacteriovoraceae bacterium, one region contains:
- a CDS encoding acetyl-CoA C-acyltransferase: MSRVYITYAKRTPIGKYGGLLSNVRPDDLLTYLIQDFKNLATFDLKLIGDVIVGCANQAGEDNRNIARMSSILAGLPFEIPGTTINRLCGSSLDAVMDSYARIKSGLIDCAIVGGVESMSRAPLVLSKSEHGFSRNQKIYDTTIGWRFPNKSMEKIFPLLGMGETAEEVARQFKISREDQDQFALQSHQKALKAQSCGLFKNEILPINIAEKNSNTIIENDEGPRTDTSLEKLQKLSPVFKNDGSVTAGNSSSINDGAALLFVASEDFVTKYNLTPLCEITGAAVAGVHPNIMGIGPVEAVEKLKNKFFTSTFKFDLIELNEAFASQSLACIRELDLDPTTVNINGGAIALGHPLGASGSRILTTLIHNLLRDSSQKTGLASMCIGVGQGIALSIQKM, encoded by the coding sequence TTGAGTCGAGTTTACATCACCTATGCCAAAAGAACTCCGATAGGAAAATACGGAGGACTTCTTTCAAACGTTAGACCTGATGATCTTCTTACATATTTAATCCAAGACTTTAAAAACCTGGCCACATTTGATTTAAAACTTATTGGTGATGTAATTGTCGGTTGTGCGAATCAGGCCGGAGAAGATAACAGAAATATAGCTAGAATGAGTAGTATCCTAGCAGGCCTTCCTTTTGAAATACCTGGAACAACAATTAATCGACTCTGTGGATCTTCTTTAGATGCCGTAATGGATTCCTATGCAAGAATTAAAAGTGGTCTCATAGACTGTGCAATTGTTGGTGGAGTTGAAAGTATGTCTCGGGCACCCCTTGTTTTGAGCAAATCAGAGCATGGCTTTAGTCGAAATCAGAAAATTTACGATACAACGATAGGTTGGAGATTTCCGAACAAATCTATGGAAAAAATTTTTCCACTCTTAGGCATGGGTGAAACTGCTGAGGAAGTGGCCAGACAGTTTAAAATTTCAAGAGAAGATCAGGACCAATTCGCTCTCCAGTCTCACCAAAAGGCCTTAAAAGCTCAAAGTTGTGGACTTTTTAAAAATGAAATTTTACCCATTAATATCGCTGAAAAAAATTCAAACACCATTATAGAAAACGATGAAGGACCTAGGACCGACACTTCACTTGAGAAACTTCAAAAACTCAGTCCAGTATTTAAAAATGATGGAAGTGTCACTGCTGGAAATTCCTCTAGTATCAATGATGGAGCAGCACTTTTATTTGTTGCAAGTGAAGATTTTGTTACTAAATACAACCTTACTCCCCTTTGTGAGATTACTGGAGCAGCAGTGGCCGGCGTTCATCCAAATATCATGGGAATTGGGCCTGTAGAAGCTGTAGAGAAATTAAAAAATAAGTTTTTTACCAGTACTTTTAAATTTGACCTCATAGAACTCAACGAGGCCTTTGCCTCTCAAAGTTTAGCATGTATTAGAGAGTTAGATTTAGACCCTACGACTGTTAATATTAATGGTGGGGCCATAGCCCTCGGACACCCACTTGGGGCGAGTGGTTCTAGAATTCTCACAACACTCATTCATAATCTTCTTAGAGATTCTTCTCAAAAAACTGGATTGGCCAGTATGTGCATTGGAGTTGGCCAGGGTATTGCACTTAGTATTCAAAAAATGTAA
- the hppD gene encoding 4-hydroxyphenylpyruvate dioxygenase: MNSKITVNNPLGILAIDHLEFTCDDLGSKTRELFYTFGFEKTYEHKPTNSELFTQGQVRFLLTANTDPNSHARKYFQRHGEGVSKMSFLVENAEYAFTEAIKRGAKQVEELKIIESEHGTFKRAVIQGFGDVTNEFIERPASYFRPCFTKLASDSNARPLSTRVARIDHLTNNVPKGEMKKWVEFYERVYGFKVTKYFDIKGIKTGLQSEVVQLGDGTVIIPINEPDAEQSKSQIQEFLDLHKGPGVQHVALTTSNIINTIGDLQDRDIQFLDIPHTYYEDISKRGIHITEDVNVLEERKLLVDGDKEGYLLQIFTETYIGPLFFEFIQRKNNDGFGEGNFQALFDAIERDQLKRGYL, translated from the coding sequence ATGAATTCTAAAATTACTGTAAATAATCCACTAGGCATTCTTGCAATTGATCACCTAGAGTTTACTTGTGATGATTTAGGCAGCAAAACACGTGAACTTTTTTACACTTTTGGTTTTGAGAAGACATACGAACACAAACCAACCAATAGTGAATTATTTACACAGGGACAAGTTCGTTTTCTATTAACTGCCAATACTGATCCAAATTCTCACGCACGTAAGTATTTTCAAAGACATGGTGAGGGAGTATCTAAAATGTCGTTTCTTGTTGAAAATGCGGAATATGCCTTTACAGAAGCAATTAAAAGAGGCGCAAAGCAAGTTGAAGAACTAAAAATCATTGAAAGTGAGCATGGAACTTTCAAAAGAGCAGTTATACAAGGCTTTGGTGATGTAACCAATGAATTTATTGAAAGACCGGCCTCTTATTTTAGGCCGTGCTTTACAAAACTTGCTTCAGATTCTAATGCCAGACCTTTAAGCACTAGAGTGGCCAGAATTGACCACCTCACCAATAATGTTCCAAAGGGAGAGATGAAGAAATGGGTTGAATTTTATGAACGAGTATATGGCTTTAAGGTGACAAAATATTTTGATATAAAAGGGATCAAAACAGGTCTTCAATCTGAAGTTGTTCAGTTGGGGGATGGAACTGTCATCATACCAATTAATGAACCAGATGCAGAACAATCTAAGTCTCAAATCCAAGAATTTTTAGATCTTCATAAAGGCCCTGGGGTTCAGCATGTTGCCCTGACTACTTCAAACATCATTAATACTATTGGTGATTTACAAGATAGAGATATTCAATTTTTAGACATACCCCACACTTATTATGAAGACATATCTAAAAGAGGTATACATATTACAGAAGATGTAAATGTCTTGGAAGAAAGAAAGTTGCTTGTTGATGGTGATAAAGAAGGATATTTACTCCAAATATTTACGGAAACTTATATCGGTCCTCTCTTTTTCGAATTTATTCAAAGAAAGAATAATGATGGTTTTGGAGAGGGAAACTTTCAGGCATTATTTGATGCGATTGAAAGAGATCAATTGAAAAGAGGATATCTATAA
- a CDS encoding flagellin FliC — MGLRINTNVTSLAAQRSLGKTSTEQQSTLGKLSSGTRIVRAADDAAGLAISEKLKAQIRGTKQAERNASDGISLIQTAEGGLGEISSILTRLRELSVQAASDTLGDTERKFTNLEYQNLKQEIERITQVTEFNGRKLLNGTGDKYDFQIGINNDDFQDRIQYDAQLTNSGLEYMGIGDVSVGTKEDAQFGLARLDGAIQSISGQRATLGAIQNRLTSTINNLQVTSENLSEANSRIRDTDYASSTADNVKFNILKEAGSAVLGQANVTGQTALKLIG, encoded by the coding sequence ATGGGTTTACGAATCAACACCAATGTAACTTCATTGGCCGCCCAACGATCTCTTGGAAAGACTTCTACTGAGCAGCAAAGTACGCTGGGTAAGTTATCGTCTGGTACAAGAATCGTAAGAGCTGCTGATGATGCTGCTGGTTTGGCAATTTCTGAAAAATTGAAAGCACAAATCAGAGGCACAAAACAAGCTGAGAGAAACGCTTCTGATGGTATTTCTCTTATCCAAACTGCTGAAGGTGGATTGGGTGAAATTTCTTCTATTCTTACAAGACTTAGAGAACTTTCTGTTCAAGCAGCTTCAGACACACTCGGTGATACAGAGAGAAAATTCACAAATCTTGAGTATCAGAATTTAAAACAAGAAATTGAAAGAATTACACAGGTAACTGAATTCAATGGTAGAAAACTTCTCAATGGTACTGGAGATAAATACGATTTTCAAATCGGAATCAACAATGATGATTTTCAAGATCGAATACAGTATGACGCTCAATTGACTAATTCCGGTCTTGAGTACATGGGAATAGGGGATGTTTCTGTTGGAACAAAAGAAGATGCTCAGTTCGGTCTGGCGCGCTTAGATGGTGCTATTCAAAGTATCTCTGGACAAAGAGCAACTTTGGGAGCAATCCAAAACAGACTCACTTCAACAATCAATAACCTGCAAGTAACAAGTGAGAACCTCTCTGAGGCAAATTCAAGAATTCGAGACACTGACTACGCTTCATCAACTGCAGATAACGTGAAGTTTAATATCTTGAAAGAAGCTGGTTCAGCTGTATTAGGACAAGCAAACGTAACTGGCCAAACAGCTCTTAAGCTAATTGGTTAA
- a CDS encoding DUF523 domain-containing protein — translation MKKYKYIVSSCLCGINCRYDGQNKLSGKVKKLVDDGLAIAVCPEELGGLQTPRPPSENRQGRYFTIDGEDVTEQFQKGAQLAALIAKENICDTAILKSKSPMCGMDKVYDGNFSGSLVDGDGEFVKELKKLGITIVTEEDIK, via the coding sequence ATGAAAAAATACAAATACATAGTTTCATCGTGTCTGTGTGGAATCAATTGTCGTTATGATGGTCAAAATAAATTGTCAGGAAAAGTGAAAAAACTAGTTGATGATGGACTGGCAATTGCTGTTTGTCCTGAAGAGTTAGGCGGACTTCAGACTCCCAGACCCCCTTCAGAGAATAGGCAGGGGAGATATTTCACAATTGATGGTGAAGATGTGACTGAACAATTTCAAAAAGGTGCTCAATTAGCAGCTCTTATAGCAAAAGAAAATATTTGTGATACGGCCATTCTCAAGAGTAAATCACCAATGTGTGGGATGGATAAAGTTTATGATGGAAACTTTTCTGGATCTTTAGTAGATGGTGATGGAGAATTTGTAAAAGAACTAAAGAAGCTTGGAATTACAATTGTGACAGAAGAAGACATCAAGTAA